The nucleotide sequence GTCGGCGGAGACGCGAGAAGAGATGGAGGAGTTGACGAAGGAAGACCCAATGATCCGGAAGGCGCTGACGACGCTGGAGTCCTTGAGCCAGGATCCGGAGATACGCCGGCTGTATGAAGAGCGGGTGAAGTGGTTAGAGAGACATTCGGCCGACATGGAGGGCGCGTGGCAGGCGGGTAGCGAAGAAGGGATGAAACAAGGAAGAGAAGAGGGGCGCAAAGAGGGTCGGGAGGAAGGCTATCTGGCGGCGAAACGGGAGATGGCCCGATCACTTCTGCGGATGGGAGATAACATGAACAAGGTGCTTGAGATAACAAAGTTACCGAAAGAAGAGGTTGAGGCGATCCAAAGGGAGTTGGAGGGCGATCGGTGAGGGCTGGCCATGCGTAGCATGGTCGGGCTTCATGCGATCATTCGCGTCATCCCGGGCGGTAAAAGGGCGGCCAAAAGTGGGTATCGGACTGTGCAAAACAAGGTGGCCGACGAGCGTACCGGTGTCATCGTGTATTTGCCGCCGGAACCCCGGGATGTGCCCACCTTGATGGAAGACCTCGTGGCATGGGTGAATCGACCGGAGACCCGGGACATTCCGGCGCCGATTCAGGCGGGCATCTTTATCTAGCAATTTTTGACGATCCATCCGTATGTCGACGGCAATGGGCGGACGGCGCGGGCCTTGGCAACCTACCTTCTCAGGCAACACGATTTGTGGTTGAAAGGTCTTTTTGTTCTGGAGTCTTATTATGACCGAAATTTGGAAGGCTACTACAAGAATCTGCAGATGGGGCTTCCTCATAATTACTATTTTGGGCGAAATGATGCGGACCTGACGCCCTGGCTGGATTTTTTTATCGAGGGGTTGGCGGAAGTATTTCGAGAAGCCGCGGAGCTGGTTCGCAGAAAAAGTCTGTCGTTCATGGCGGTGGAGCCGGATCTGCTGCGGCGGTTGGATCCATCTCAGCGGGTCGTTTTTGCGCAAATGGCGTTTCGAACCCCCGTCTTGACCACGAGCGATCTTGCAAAATTGCTGAATTTGCGGGACCGGACGGTGCGGGAGAGGCTGAAACGGTGGATCGCCGAGGGCTTTCTCCGGCCGCGGGATGAACACGCCAAGCGCATTCGCTCTCTGGTCTTAACCGAGGGCTACGAAGAGCTGGCGAAGGCGGTTCGAGAGGATCCCGAGCGGTATCGCTATCTGCTGGGGGATTGATGCGGGACGGGGGATGGGGGGCCTGTGAAAACGTCCCGTGCTATACTATACTCAACGTCGATATGAGATGTGGTCGCATGTTTCGCAAGCACCAACACCAGGTGTCGTTTGCAGATGCGGACAATTGGTTGGCCAAAACCCCTCCCAACTCCATCTGGCATCGTTTTCGCACATGGGCGCAGGAGAACGGATGTGATTCGAGTGAATCGATACCTCTTTAAGCCGAACTGGGATCTTCTGGAACTGAACGCCCTGGAGATGGACCGCGGACTGGTTCATTTTTTTCGTTCTGTGTATGAACTGAACGACCATGACGTTGTCGAGGTCGAATTCGTCAACGGCAGGGGCGTTTCCCGAAAACTGAAAGTCAACATGGCGGACAGGCTGCTTCAGGGGCGGGGCATCAAGGGCTTGTTTACCCCGTACGAAGGGGCGGACTACCTGTTTATCGAAGCCGGTCCGGATGGAACAATCCGGGTGTCCGATTGGTCCGGCGGCTCCGACGGGTCCGGCGAACTCGCGGCTTCTGCGATCCAACCGGACGTCACCCAACGGACGGCTGCCGTTCTGTCCGCCATGAGCCAGATGA is from Kyrpidia tusciae DSM 2912 and encodes:
- a CDS encoding Rpn family recombination-promoting nuclease/putative transposase, with translation MGSSLERWMRFLSAETREEMEELTKEDPMIRKALTTLESLSQDPEIRRLYEERVKWLERHSADMEGAWQAGSEEGMKQGREEGRKEGREEGYLAAKREMARSLLRMGDNMNKVLEITKLPKEEVEAIQRELEGDR
- a CDS encoding Fic family protein; the protein is MTIHPYVDGNGRTARALATYLLRQHDLWLKGLFVLESYYDRNLEGYYKNLQMGLPHNYYFGRNDADLTPWLDFFIEGLAEVFREAAELVRRKSLSFMAVEPDLLRRLDPSQRVVFAQMAFRTPVLTTSDLAKLLNLRDRTVRERLKRWIAEGFLRPRDEHAKRIRSLVLTEGYEELAKAVREDPERYRYLLGD